The Phycisphaerales bacterium sequence GGCCTTGTCGCGGGTGCGGTGGCGGCCGTCTGCGCGGGCTCTGGGGATTGCGGCAGCGGTGCTGCCGTTGATAGCTCTAGTGGCGGTGGCGGTGCGGGGGGTGGTGGGCGAGCGGTGGTCGGAGTTGTCGATCTACTTCCGGTGGTTCTATCTCGAAGGAGCGGCGCGGGTGATCACGGAGTCGCCGCTGCTGGGAGTGGGGCCGGACGGGTTCAAGGACGCGTACGTGCGGCTGAAGCCGGCGCTGTCGCCCGAGGAGGTGTCGAGCCCGCACTCGTGGTACGTGGACCTGATCGCGACGCTGGGTGTGGGCGGGTGGGCGTGGGTTGGGTGGGTGGTGTGGCAGCTGAACCGCGGGGGGAAGTGGCAAAGTGGCAAAGTGGCGGAGTGGCAAAGTGGCGGAACTGAGGAGCGGAGTGTTCGTGATGATGTGCGGGTGCTGCTGGTGGTGTTTGGGGTGGTGACGGCGGCTGGGGCGTTGATCGAACAGCGGATCGCGTCGGTGGATGGGACGGTGCTGCGGGTGGTGAGTCTGGTGGGGGCGATGGTGGTTGGGGGGGTGGTATGTGCTGCGCTCAAGGGAGCGGAAGAGGGAAGACATAGCGACGAAGACGTTGCCATGGCACGCGGGGCAGCACGCATCCCAGTGATTGCTGCAGTGATCGCGGCGGTGACGCACTGCCAGATCGAAATGACGGGGATCACGCCGGGGGCGGGGATGTGGGTGCTGCTGCTGATCGCGGTGGGCGCGGGCTGGACGCTGGAGCGGGAGCGGGCGCGGCTCGGGAGCAGCGGGACGTTGCGCGGGCGGATGGGCACCGCGACCATGGTGATGGCGGCGGTGGTGCCGGCGGTGGCGCTGGTGCCGCTGGTGCGGTGGGAGCGGCATATCCGCGCGGCGACGGAAGTGGTCCTGCCGGTGCCGGGTTTCAGCGAGCGGCTCGCAGCGTTGCAGCAGGGGTCGCCAGCGCGGGGCGATTCGGTCGAGCGGCTGGCGCGGGACCTGTCGCTGGCGCTCGGGCAGGCGGTGCCTGGCACGCCGTCGGGGGTGGTGGACGGGGTACAGGTGGTGCGGTGGAGTGCGCTCGAGGGGGCGGTGAAGTCGCTGGTGAAGGCGCAGGAGGAAGGGCCGCGTGACTTCCAGACGGCGCGGGCGCTGAGCCGGCTGCTGATGATCCGTGCGCTGGGCGGGCCCACCGTGGATCGGACCGATGCGCGGGCGGCGGAGGCGGTGTTCCTGTCGCACATGGACGCGACGGGTTACAGGGCCAACGGGTGGGCATGGGTGGGGACGATGCGGCGGACGGTGTACGAGAAGTCGAAGGACCCGGCCGATGCGCGGGCGGCGTTGGATGCGTTCAATGCGGCGGCGGCGCTATCGCCGGGTGAGCCGATGTACCGGGTGGAGGCGGCGCGGCTGAGTCGGGCTCTCGGGCGGGATGCTGAGGCCGCGAAGTGGGCGTCGGAGGCGTTGCGGGTGAACGAGTACCTGCGGCTGGACCCGGTGCGGCAGCTGGGGGCTGAGGAGTTGGAGGAGATGAGGGGGTTGGCCGGGCGGGGGCCGTAGGACGGCAGAAGGCGGGTGGAAGAAAGGCATCGGGGCAGGAGGCATCCAGGTATCAAGTGGGGGCCCGGAAGAGACGTGCCGGGGAGCCCGTCCAAGCCCCCTACGCCGGGTGGGGGACAACCTTGATTCGGACCCCCTGACCGTTACTATTCCGCTCCCCCGGGGCTGGCGTTG is a genomic window containing:
- a CDS encoding O-antigen ligase family protein, with the translated sequence MKTSRWHVGVFVILVVLGIRCTGAPDLFPGWSGDPLVMESPITGITPAMSVGLDLITLLASAAVLMGCARRGWRPRAWELVLYIVGGWVVAWYSLRGNSTLMNMVQGCQWLAGFGAAVASVQACRDAAVRRLVLAVLLGVGVMVALKGAHQVYFEHAAVYQDFLRNKAQVLEAHGWSEGSPMALAYERRISQADPTGWFGLSNVYATVMAAGMTVCVGLGAIGLLGLRGRIGLMGRGVVAALLVGAVVFGGGVWLSHSKGGFAAALMGMGLLAVGWALSRVRWRPSARALGIAAAVLPLIALVAVAVRGVVGERWSELSIYFRWFYLEGAARVITESPLLGVGPDGFKDAYVRLKPALSPEEVSSPHSWYVDLIATLGVGGWAWVGWVVWQLNRGGKWQSGKVAEWQSGGTEERSVRDDVRVLLVVFGVVTAAGALIEQRIASVDGTVLRVVSLVGAMVVGGVVCAALKGAEEGRHSDEDVAMARGAARIPVIAAVIAAVTHCQIEMTGITPGAGMWVLLLIAVGAGWTLERERARLGSSGTLRGRMGTATMVMAAVVPAVALVPLVRWERHIRAATEVVLPVPGFSERLAALQQGSPARGDSVERLARDLSLALGQAVPGTPSGVVDGVQVVRWSALEGAVKSLVKAQEEGPRDFQTARALSRLLMIRALGGPTVDRTDARAAEAVFLSHMDATGYRANGWAWVGTMRRTVYEKSKDPADARAALDAFNAAAALSPGEPMYRVEAARLSRALGRDAEAAKWASEALRVNEYLRLDPVRQLGAEELEEMRGLAGRGP